One region of Chryseobacterium muglaense genomic DNA includes:
- a CDS encoding N5-glutamine methyltransferase family protein encodes MTLSQLKTYFSDSLSEVYTDSESIFIFQIFVENILGLNNFQQRQSADLELSDENINQFQQIISELKTGKPYLQILGETEFYGMKIFVDENVLIPRPETEELLEFAIKKIGDSRLEIGDTKLEIRDSGFGIRDLGSEISNINNHNFSEEKNAQTLKLSNSTLKILDIGTGSGIIPLVLKKYFPEAEVSSIDFSEKALKTAKKNADFHQLDINFIHADYLNLDLNKNFDIIISNPPYIGIDEENEIEDSVKGFEPTMALFSPTSDALIFYRKIADDSRKYLNENGLLFLEINQKLGQETLALYKDFSHSELIKDLSGNDRFIFGVK; translated from the coding sequence ATGACGCTATCACAACTTAAAACGTATTTTTCAGATTCACTTTCTGAAGTTTATACAGATTCTGAAAGTATCTTTATATTTCAGATTTTTGTCGAAAATATTTTAGGTCTAAATAACTTTCAACAAAGACAATCTGCAGATTTAGAATTGTCTGATGAAAATATCAATCAATTTCAGCAAATTATTTCAGAATTAAAAACAGGAAAACCTTATTTACAAATCTTAGGCGAAACCGAATTTTATGGAATGAAGATTTTTGTAGATGAAAATGTATTGATTCCACGTCCGGAAACCGAAGAGTTGCTGGAATTTGCTATTAAAAAGATTGGAGATTCGAGATTGGAGATTGGAGATACGAAATTGGAGATTCGAGATTCGGGATTCGGGATTCGGGATTTGGGTTCAGAGATTTCGAATATAAATAACCATAATTTTTCAGAAGAAAAAAATGCTCAAACTCTCAAACTCTCCAACTCTACCCTCAAAATTTTAGACATTGGAACCGGAAGCGGAATTATTCCTTTGGTTTTAAAGAAATACTTTCCCGAAGCTGAAGTTAGTTCGATTGATTTTTCGGAAAAAGCTTTAAAAACAGCGAAAAAAAATGCAGATTTTCACCAGCTTGATATCAATTTTATTCATGCTGATTATTTGAATTTAGATTTAAATAAAAATTTTGATATTATTATTTCAAATCCGCCTTATATTGGGATTGATGAAGAGAACGAGATTGAAGATTCTGTAAAGGGATTTGAGCCTACAATGGCATTATTCTCTCCTACTTCTGATGCTTTGATTTTTTACCGAAAAATTGCCGATGATTCTAGAAAATATTTAAATGAAAACGGTTTGCTTTTCTTAGAAATCAATCAGAAATTAGGACAAGAAACTTTAGCATTATACAAAGACTTTTCTCACAGTGAGCTTATTAAAGATCTCAGCGGAAATGACCGATTTATTTTTGGCGTAAAATAA
- the yaaA gene encoding peroxide stress protein YaaA, with amino-acid sequence MKIITSPAKLMNIENSTDLLRTSTPKFIEEAELIQSHLKHKSPKYLSELMEISAKLADENWERNQKWKSKPTAKESAPAMFAFTGEVYRGLDAKTLDKNAVDYLQKNYRILSGLYGLLKPSDKVMLYRLEMGRNFEFENYKNLYGFWTEKVTELLNSEMKKNEILLNLASNEYIKVVDRKKLNHQVIDFDFYEIKDGKLKTIVVYTKHARGLVVRFCAETNAKTLNDVKAFNYEGYRIDEEKSTDTKLVFTR; translated from the coding sequence ATGAAAATCATAACCTCTCCTGCAAAATTAATGAACATAGAAAACTCAACAGATTTACTGAGAACTTCTACTCCCAAATTCATTGAAGAAGCAGAATTAATTCAATCACATTTAAAACATAAATCGCCAAAATATCTTTCTGAATTAATGGAAATTTCGGCAAAATTAGCAGACGAAAACTGGGAAAGAAATCAAAAATGGAAATCTAAACCTACCGCAAAAGAATCTGCACCAGCAATGTTTGCTTTTACTGGCGAAGTCTACCGTGGATTGGATGCAAAAACTTTAGACAAAAACGCAGTTGATTATCTTCAGAAAAACTACAGAATACTTTCAGGTTTATACGGATTATTGAAGCCTTCAGATAAAGTAATGTTGTATCGTCTTGAAATGGGCAGAAATTTTGAATTTGAAAATTATAAAAATCTTTACGGATTCTGGACAGAAAAAGTGACAGAGTTGCTTAATTCTGAAATGAAAAAAAACGAAATTCTCCTGAATTTGGCAAGTAATGAATATATAAAAGTAGTTGACCGAAAAAAACTCAATCATCAGGTTATCGATTTTGATTTTTACGAAATAAAAGACGGAAAACTGAAAACAATCGTAGTTTACACGAAGCATGCAAGAGGCTTGGTCGTAAGATTTTGCGCCGAAACCAATGCAAAAACATTAAATGATGTGAAAGCTTTCAACTATGAAGGCTACAGAATTGATGAGGAAAAATCGACCGATACAAAACTCGTTTTTACAAGATAA
- a CDS encoding CPBP family intramembrane glutamic endopeptidase, with protein sequence MSLNGRYSLGIILTFVLLAASMLFSIPTINSFLNYKTLTSDLFFYDRLSLWLILILVLVYNFFIENRSFFVWEEKKYTPLFYLGAVISLYFICVFGGAFLNAIIIFLTEEKVSKRLLEFKILFNNNYFLIIFTCLTAGVIEELLMRAYIQPRIEKIYNSPIMGVVGSATLFGILHSTYGTIGQVVIPFFIGIVFALFYKKYSNIKILIICHFLIDFISMMIMNFMDSKHLSLLNL encoded by the coding sequence ATGAGTCTTAACGGAAGGTATTCTTTAGGCATAATCCTTACTTTCGTATTGCTTGCCGCTTCAATGCTGTTTTCAATCCCAACAATTAATTCATTTTTGAATTATAAAACCTTAACGTCTGATCTTTTTTTTTACGACAGACTTTCGTTGTGGTTGATTTTAATATTGGTTTTAGTCTATAATTTTTTTATTGAAAACAGGTCATTCTTTGTTTGGGAAGAGAAGAAGTATACCCCTTTATTTTATTTGGGTGCTGTAATCTCTTTATACTTTATTTGTGTATTTGGTGGAGCTTTTCTCAATGCAATTATTATTTTCTTAACTGAAGAAAAAGTAAGCAAAAGGCTTCTAGAGTTTAAAATTTTATTTAACAACAACTATTTTCTTATCATTTTCACCTGTCTTACCGCAGGAGTTATCGAAGAATTACTAATGAGGGCTTATATTCAGCCACGAATTGAAAAAATATACAACAGTCCGATAATGGGTGTAGTTGGTTCTGCTACTTTATTCGGCATTTTACACAGCACTTACGGAACAATCGGTCAGGTTGTTATTCCTTTTTTTATTGGGATCGTTTTTGCCTTATTTTATAAAAAATATTCAAACATTAAAATTCTAATTATCTGTCATTTCCTAATCGACTTTATCTCGATGATGATTATGAATTTTATGGATTCAAAACATTTATCTTTACTTAACTTATGA
- a CDS encoding L-threonylcarbamoyladenylate synthase has translation MAKILKIYPDNPQENLINEVIKTLNNGGLIIYPSDTIYALGCNIFDIKAMEKLAQIKKQKLEKSKFSIICNDLSHLSDFTKPIDTSVFRFLKSHLPGPFTFILEANKSLPLAYKGHKTIGIRVPDHSIPQLIVEKLGHPIASTSIRDDDEILEYSTDPELIAEKYDHLVDIVIDSGYGDNIASTIVDLTSGEPEIIRQGKGEI, from the coding sequence ATGGCAAAAATTTTGAAAATTTATCCCGATAATCCTCAGGAAAACCTTATCAATGAGGTTATTAAAACTCTGAATAACGGCGGACTGATTATTTATCCGTCTGATACCATCTATGCTTTGGGCTGTAATATTTTTGATATTAAAGCTATGGAAAAACTGGCGCAGATAAAAAAACAGAAACTAGAGAAGTCAAAATTCTCAATTATCTGTAATGATTTAAGCCATTTATCAGACTTTACAAAACCCATCGACACTTCTGTTTTCAGGTTTCTTAAAAGCCATCTTCCCGGTCCGTTCACATTTATTTTAGAGGCGAATAAAAGTTTACCTTTAGCATATAAAGGTCATAAAACAATTGGTATTCGTGTACCCGATCATTCAATTCCGCAATTGATTGTTGAAAAACTGGGACATCCTATCGCATCAACTTCCATCAGAGATGATGATGAAATTCTTGAATACTCTACAGATCCGGAATTAATTGCTGAAAAATATGATCATTTGGTTGATATTGTGATCGATTCAGGATACGGTGATAATATTGCCTCTACCATAGTTGATCTTACCTCTGGAGAGCCGGAAATTATCAGACAAGGAAAAGGAGAAATTTAG